In one window of Streptomyces roseofulvus DNA:
- a CDS encoding LysM peptidoglycan-binding domain-containing protein, whose translation MPAHGKHRRPRRRPVSRGLAFAGTGGVALALPLVVPATAGAEPVARAAAPAAAVAAPTAGTTAAAQAATAAPTAPAATRAYTVVKGDSLSLIAQRKGIQGGWKALYRANKTAVGDNPSLIHPGLELTIRRDSAKVAPAPEKKARKSTAKPASAGSAERASRSANRTATPAVQTRAAQPQARPAAVTAAPAAATRYADNLDGWIRESLDVMARYGIPGSYDGILRNVMRESSGNPRAINLWDSNAVKGTPSKGLLQVIDPTFAAYHVPGTSLDPYDPVANITAACNYAADRYGSIDNVNGAY comes from the coding sequence ATGCCCGCTCACGGCAAGCACCGCCGCCCCCGACGCCGCCCCGTCTCCCGAGGTCTCGCCTTCGCGGGCACCGGCGGAGTCGCCCTCGCCCTGCCCCTGGTCGTCCCCGCCACCGCCGGCGCCGAGCCCGTCGCGCGGGCCGCCGCACCGGCCGCCGCCGTCGCCGCTCCCACCGCCGGGACCACCGCCGCCGCGCAGGCCGCCACGGCCGCTCCCACCGCGCCGGCCGCCACCCGCGCGTACACCGTGGTGAAGGGCGACTCGCTTTCCCTGATCGCCCAGCGAAAGGGAATTCAGGGCGGCTGGAAGGCGCTTTACCGGGCGAACAAGACGGCCGTCGGTGACAATCCGTCACTCATTCACCCGGGCCTCGAACTGACGATTCGTCGGGATTCCGCCAAGGTCGCTCCGGCGCCGGAGAAGAAGGCCCGCAAGAGCACCGCGAAGCCCGCCTCCGCCGGTTCCGCCGAACGGGCGAGCCGCTCCGCGAACCGCACCGCGACCCCCGCCGTCCAGACCCGGGCGGCCCAGCCCCAGGCGCGGCCCGCCGCCGTGACGGCCGCGCCCGCCGCCGCCACCCGGTACGCCGACAACCTCGACGGCTGGATCCGCGAGTCGCTCGACGTCATGGCCCGCTACGGCATCCCCGGCTCGTACGACGGCATCCTCCGCAACGTCATGCGCGAGTCCTCCGGCAACCCCCGCGCCATCAACCTGTGGGACTCGAACGCCGTCAAGGGCACCCCCTCCAAGGGCCTGCTCCAGGTCATCGACCCGACCTTCGCGGCGTACCACGTGCCGGGCACCTCGCTCGACCCGTACGACCCCGTCGCGAACATCACCGCCGCCTGCAACTACGCGGCCGACCGGTACGGCTCCATCGACAACGTCAACGGCGCCTACTGA
- a CDS encoding phosphocholine-specific phospholipase C, producing MLPISRRGFVGIGAGLGAGLVAGAALPPATASAAARAATGTLTDVRHVVILMQENRSFDHYFGTLRGVRGFGDRAAGNLPGGWSTFQQPAWGGRQFPWKLSDTPPAGGVDGETLAQCNGDLPHSWTSQHAAWNKGRLDNWVTGVGNVRTLGHLDREDIPFHHALADHYTVCDAYFCSALSATGPNRTFLWSGRIDASSKDGGDESGLTWETYAEALQRAGVSWRVYQNAQDNYGDNGLAYFKRFTDARPGDPLYDRGMASVPKVTGSTPDDIAAAIRADVVAGTLPQVSWVVANEAFSEHPYAPPGDGAHFVDLVYRALAANPEVFDSTVMILNYDENDGFFDHVPPPVPPPGTPGEYLDGVPIGLGFRVPMLVMSPWTRGGWVSSEVFDHTSVLRFLETWTAALGTPAACPNISAWRRKVTGDLTGVFDFAHPVYGVPAGLPSTAKVIGMATCGPLPNPAPQNNALPAQESGTRPARALPYQPNGNLDRFEFGAAGKILAWFSMSNTGPQARRAAHFSIHPHQYRDTAAWQYTVDPGTTATDYFNIGLGSGSGKYDISMMGPNRFLRRFIGDASKAGRAIEVAARFAPEAGTGKTAIWFKLTNTSAGPVTFTVRANAYRTDGPWTYTVPAGSSREDYFNAVAYADGWYDFTILADIDGTWSRRYTGHIETGAPSVTG from the coding sequence ATGCTTCCCATCAGCCGCAGGGGATTCGTCGGCATCGGCGCGGGGCTCGGCGCCGGACTCGTCGCGGGGGCGGCGCTGCCACCGGCGACGGCCTCGGCCGCCGCGCGGGCCGCGACCGGCACGCTGACCGACGTCCGGCACGTGGTGATCCTCATGCAGGAGAACCGCAGCTTCGACCACTACTTCGGGACGCTCCGGGGCGTACGGGGCTTCGGCGACCGGGCGGCGGGCAACCTCCCCGGCGGCTGGAGCACCTTCCAGCAACCCGCCTGGGGCGGCCGGCAGTTCCCCTGGAAGCTCAGTGACACCCCTCCGGCCGGCGGGGTCGACGGCGAGACCCTCGCCCAGTGCAACGGCGACCTGCCGCACAGCTGGACCTCGCAGCACGCCGCCTGGAACAAGGGCCGGCTCGACAACTGGGTGACCGGCGTGGGCAACGTCCGGACCCTCGGCCACCTCGACCGCGAGGACATCCCCTTCCACCACGCGCTCGCCGACCACTACACCGTCTGCGACGCCTACTTCTGCTCCGCGCTCAGCGCCACCGGACCGAACCGCACCTTCCTCTGGAGCGGGCGGATCGACGCCTCCAGCAAGGACGGCGGCGACGAGTCGGGGCTGACCTGGGAGACGTACGCCGAGGCGCTCCAGCGGGCCGGGGTGAGCTGGCGGGTCTACCAGAACGCCCAGGACAACTACGGCGACAACGGCCTCGCGTACTTCAAGAGGTTCACCGACGCCCGGCCCGGCGACCCGCTGTACGACCGGGGCATGGCGTCGGTCCCGAAGGTCACCGGCTCGACCCCGGACGACATCGCCGCCGCGATCCGCGCCGACGTCGTCGCCGGCACCCTGCCGCAGGTCTCGTGGGTGGTGGCGAACGAGGCGTTCTCCGAGCACCCGTACGCGCCTCCCGGCGACGGCGCCCACTTCGTCGACCTGGTCTACCGCGCCCTCGCCGCGAACCCCGAGGTCTTCGACTCGACGGTGATGATCCTCAACTACGACGAGAACGACGGCTTCTTCGACCACGTCCCGCCCCCGGTGCCGCCGCCCGGCACCCCCGGCGAGTACCTGGACGGCGTGCCGATCGGCCTCGGCTTCCGCGTCCCCATGCTGGTCATGTCCCCGTGGACGCGCGGCGGCTGGGTCAGCTCGGAGGTCTTCGACCACACCTCGGTGCTGCGCTTCCTGGAGACCTGGACCGCCGCCCTCGGCACCCCGGCGGCCTGCCCGAACATCAGCGCCTGGCGGCGGAAGGTGACCGGCGACCTGACCGGCGTCTTCGACTTCGCCCACCCGGTGTACGGGGTCCCGGCCGGCCTGCCGTCGACGGCGAAGGTCATCGGCATGGCCACCTGCGGCCCGCTGCCGAACCCCGCGCCGCAGAACAACGCGCTGCCCGCCCAGGAGTCCGGCACCCGCCCGGCGCGGGCGCTCCCCTACCAGCCCAACGGCAACCTGGACCGCTTCGAGTTCGGCGCCGCCGGCAAGATCCTCGCCTGGTTCTCCATGAGCAACACGGGACCGCAGGCGCGGCGGGCCGCGCACTTCTCGATCCATCCGCACCAGTACCGCGACACGGCCGCCTGGCAGTACACGGTGGACCCGGGGACGACCGCGACGGACTACTTCAACATCGGGCTGGGCTCGGGCTCGGGGAAGTACGACATCTCGATGATGGGCCCGAACCGCTTCCTGCGCCGCTTCATCGGCGACGCCTCCAAGGCGGGCAGGGCGATCGAGGTGGCCGCCCGGTTCGCCCCCGAGGCCGGCACCGGCAAGACCGCGATCTGGTTCAAGCTGACCAACACCTCGGCCGGACCGGTGACGTTCACCGTCCGCGCGAACGCCTACCGCACGGACGGCCCGTGGACGTACACCGTCCCCGCCGGCTCGTCCCGGGAGGACTACTTCAACGCGGTGGCGTACGCCGACGGCTGGTACGACTTCACGATCCTGGCCGACATCGACGGCACCTGGTCGCGCCGCTACACCGGCCACATCGAGACCGGCGCGCCCAGCGTCACCGGCTGA
- a CDS encoding phosphoribosyltransferase family protein, whose protein sequence is MYFADRVDAGRQLADRLGHLRDHDVVVLGLPRGGVPVAAEVAEALGAPLDVCLVRKLGVPSRPELAMGAIGEGGVRVVNDEIVRGGGVTARELEAVEERERRVLADRARKYRGSRRPVPLEGRTVVVVDDGLATGATALAACRAVRAGGAARIVLAVPVAPRDWTARLGGEADETVAVHTPAGFTAVGQFYREFDQTPDAEVVALLDRSRAEGAPVVRESSVRIQTGGPELPGDLAVPDGAAGLVLFAHGSGSGRHSPRNRAVAAALNGAGLGTLLFDLLTEAEAADRARVFDTPLLAERLARASAWAAAWPETAALPRGYFGASTGAAAALWAAAAPGDDVAAVVSRGGRPDLAGERLAAVRAPTLLIVGGSDSLVLDLNRRAQELLRCESRLEVVAGAGHLFEEPGALEEVAELATAWFTGRFGPAAGGDGQ, encoded by the coding sequence ATGTACTTCGCCGACCGTGTCGACGCGGGGCGGCAGCTCGCCGACCGCCTCGGCCACCTCAGGGACCACGACGTGGTCGTCCTCGGCCTGCCGCGCGGCGGCGTCCCGGTGGCGGCCGAGGTCGCGGAGGCCCTCGGTGCGCCGCTGGACGTCTGCCTCGTCCGCAAGCTGGGGGTGCCGAGCCGGCCCGAGCTGGCCATGGGGGCGATCGGGGAGGGCGGGGTGCGGGTCGTCAACGACGAGATCGTGCGGGGCGGCGGCGTGACCGCGCGGGAGCTGGAGGCGGTCGAGGAGCGGGAGCGGCGGGTCCTGGCCGACCGGGCCCGGAAGTACCGGGGCAGCCGCCGCCCCGTGCCGCTGGAGGGACGGACGGTGGTCGTCGTCGACGACGGGCTGGCCACCGGCGCGACGGCGCTGGCCGCCTGCCGGGCGGTACGGGCCGGGGGCGCCGCGCGGATCGTGCTCGCCGTGCCGGTGGCGCCGCGGGACTGGACGGCGCGGCTCGGGGGCGAGGCCGACGAGACGGTCGCCGTGCACACCCCGGCGGGGTTCACCGCGGTCGGCCAGTTCTACCGGGAGTTCGACCAGACTCCGGACGCCGAGGTGGTGGCCCTGCTCGACCGCAGCAGGGCGGAGGGCGCCCCGGTGGTCCGGGAGAGCTCCGTACGCATCCAGACCGGCGGTCCGGAGCTGCCGGGCGATCTGGCGGTGCCCGACGGGGCCGCCGGGCTGGTCCTGTTCGCGCACGGCAGCGGCAGCGGCCGGCACAGCCCCAGGAACCGGGCGGTGGCCGCCGCGCTGAACGGGGCGGGGCTCGGGACGCTCCTCTTCGACCTGCTCACGGAGGCCGAGGCGGCCGACCGGGCACGGGTCTTCGACACCCCGCTGCTCGCCGAACGGCTGGCCAGGGCCTCCGCCTGGGCGGCCGCGTGGCCCGAGACCGCGGCGCTGCCGCGGGGCTACTTCGGGGCGAGCACGGGCGCGGCCGCCGCGCTGTGGGCGGCGGCCGCGCCGGGCGACGACGTGGCCGCCGTGGTGTCCCGGGGCGGCCGGCCCGATCTGGCGGGGGAGCGGCTCGCCGCGGTGCGGGCGCCGACCCTGCTGATCGTCGGCGGGAGCGACTCCCTGGTCCTCGACCTCAACCGGCGTGCCCAGGAGCTGCTGCGCTGCGAGAGCCGGCTGGAGGTCGTGGCCGGCGCCGGCCACCTCTTCGAGGAGCCCGGCGCCCTGGAGGAGGTGGCGGAGCTGGCCACCGCCTGGTTCACCGGCCGCTTCGGGCCGGCGGCCGGCGGGGACGGTCAGTAG
- a CDS encoding DUF6197 family protein, translated as MSSPVPLSLALPDSAPDPDALDREAARLYESAAWERLLAPVPADPDPAPAAPEPAPEAWRRLLSAPVDRLVAEALDALPAAPPAERPLPGRIGAALPDRLHAWRRIGSPDVRPSVHLAYARRVLTEWGWQNTPYKLRDRRGARCVCGALLAAHRLGHGSASTMNEAGAWIMTELRSRGWHGLIGPWNRVPGRTAEDALALLDATIRRAALAGR; from the coding sequence ATGTCCTCACCTGTCCCGCTTTCCCTCGCTCTGCCGGACTCCGCCCCGGACCCCGACGCCCTCGACCGCGAGGCGGCCCGGCTCTACGAGAGCGCCGCCTGGGAGCGGCTGCTCGCGCCCGTGCCGGCCGACCCGGACCCCGCGCCGGCCGCGCCGGAGCCTGCCCCCGAGGCGTGGCGAAGGCTGCTCTCCGCCCCCGTCGACCGGCTCGTGGCCGAGGCGCTCGACGCGCTGCCGGCGGCCCCGCCCGCCGAACGCCCGCTGCCCGGCAGGATCGGGGCCGCGCTCCCGGACCGGCTGCACGCCTGGCGCCGGATCGGCAGCCCGGACGTCCGCCCCTCCGTCCACCTGGCGTACGCCCGCCGGGTCCTGACCGAGTGGGGCTGGCAGAACACCCCGTACAAGCTGCGGGACAGGCGCGGCGCCCGGTGCGTCTGCGGCGCGCTGCTCGCCGCCCACCGGCTCGGCCACGGCAGCGCCTCGACCATGAACGAGGCCGGCGCCTGGATCATGACCGAGCTGCGGTCCCGCGGCTGGCACGGGCTCATCGGGCCCTGGAACCGCGTCCCGGGCCGGACCGCCGAGGACGCGCTCGCGCTCCTCGACGCCACGATCCGGCGCGCGGCCCTCGCCGGGCGCTGA